A single genomic interval of Dysidea avara chromosome 6, odDysAvar1.4, whole genome shotgun sequence harbors:
- the LOC136258783 gene encoding uncharacterized protein, whose product MAKEERDKHLAMAKKIRYGLLPQSSKMKMNETNSDSSQQSDSSQQSDSSQQSDSIQQSDSSQQSDSSQRSDSSQQSDSSQQSDSSQRSDRNQQSDNEETSEESRSNSNSDENDSNVKGEGRSEEGQDREHSEEREPSEESEHSECSEKSKESESSEEGKSSEESEYSEETKSSGEDGRSEESESDGSDSSNQSESNVKAQAGPLDPLDFKFKQFYKYLQGIAGGDRGKKSAKAITADVHKFFTNAECSSSSSTSANSNALLSRHNLEQYYRQLKGEGKAPSTIQNKLRTIRHAVTFIQHHTDNSKKGERRYMEAQRVINVLTLWIRSLNRSKKLQRQKHSTEVTKKLPFIKNPTHLLESKALHKEIKSSVKRLRKAYNDKDAKLLTAYCAAHAVFQNSQRSGVVQNATKTEYKSRIINSRGKTIINILGHKTGPQGRVQLVLTNQAARLLDLYYGLVRRHIIPQNDECRPLLFLRTNGKEYDQVYRRMSQAFRGTRIRNIQPPKPSEFRIITSTKAARHCSDKDNRGVAKHLNHSVETQRQYYEFANTKDAVHAHKIIKKLTKHKKQ is encoded by the exons ATGGCAAAAGAAGAGAGGGATAAACACCTAGCTATGGCCAAGAAG ATCAGATATGGATTGCTCCCACAATCATCAAAA ATGAAGATGAATGAGACTAACAGTGACAGCAGCCAGCAGAGTGACAGCAGCCAGCAGAGTGACAGCAGCCAGCAGAGTGACAGCATCCAGCAGAGTGACAGCAGCCAGCAGAGTGACAGCAGCCAGCGGAGTGACAGCAGCCAGCAGAGTGACAGCAGCCAGCAGAGTGACAGCAGCCAGCGGAGTGACAGAAACCAGCAGAGTGACAATGAAGAA ACAAGTGAAGAAAGCAGAAGCAACAGCAACAGTGATGAAAATGATAGCAATGTAAAG GGAGAAGGCAGAAGTGAGGAAGGTCAAGATAGGGAACACAGTGAAGAAAGAGAACCCAGTGAAGAAAGCGAACACAGTGAATGCAGTGAGAAAAGCAAAGAAAGTGAAAGCAGTGAAGAAGGAAAAAGCAGTGAAGAGAGCGAATACAGTGAAGAAACCAAAAGTAGTGGAGAAGATGGAAGGAGTGAAGAAAGTGAAAGCGACGGAAGTGACAGCAGCAATCAAAGTGAAAGTAACGTAAAG GCACAGGCAGGACCCCTTGATCCACTGGATTTTAAATTTAAACAGTTTTATAAATATTTGCAAGGCATAGCAGGTGGCGACAGAGGGAAAAAAAGTGCAAAAGCCATCACAGCAGACGTACACAAGTTCTTTACAAATGCAgaatgcagcagcagcagtagcacttCAGCTAACAGCAACGCACTGCTATCACGTCACAACCTAGAGCAATACTACCGCCAGTTAAAAGGTGAAGGAAAAGCTCCAAGTACCATCCAGAATAAATTACGTACGATACGGCATGCTGTAACATTCATTCAGCACCACACTGACAACAGCAAGAAAGGTGAAAGACGGTATATGGAAGCACAAAGAGTCATAAATGTGCTAACGCTATGGATCCGGTCCCTGAATAGATCTAAAAAACTGCAACGTCAGAAGCATAGCACTGAggtgacaaagaaactaccatttaTCAAAAACCCAACACACCTCTTGGAAAGCAAGGCTCTCCATAAAGAAATCAAGTCTTCGGTAAAGCGACTAAGAAAAGCATATAATGACAAAGATGCAAAACTTTTAACAGCTTACTGTGCAGCACACGCTGTTTTTCAAAACTCGCAAAGATCTGGAGTAGTCCAGAATGCAACCAAAACAGAATACAAAAGCCGGATAATCAACTCCAGAGGGAAAACAATAATTAACATACTGGGCCATAAAACTGGACCACAGGGAAGGGTACAGCTTGTACTTACAAATCAAGCAGCAAGACTGCTTGATTTATATTATGGCTTGGTGAGAAGGCACATAATTCCTCAAAATGATGAATGCAGGCCCTTGCTATTTTTAAGAACCAATGGCAAGGAATACGACCAAGTGTATAGAAGGATGTCACAAGCATTTCGGGGAACAAGAATCCGAAATATTCAGCCACCAAAGCCATCAGAATTTCGAATCATTACTAGCACCAAAGCAGCACGTCATTGCTCAGACAAAGACAATAGAGGAGTAGCGAAACATTTAAATCATAGCGTTGAGACCCAAAGGCAATACTACGAATTTGCAAACACCAAAGATgctgtacatgcacacaaaataATTAAGAAGTTAACAAAACACAAAAAGCAATAA
- the LOC136257450 gene encoding N-lysine methyltransferase KMT5A-A-like translates to MTDDDADPHPLATPSESYLWGLLKGKGYSRSNVIVRTIDNHQKGAYATKDFHAGQFVCEYGSSVAMVEETDEKRKYCLFATYQGQQYVFDATSRVNDPGRYIQNAIRNANVKQMPPVLIGDHHHQRLRIGFVASRDIKAGEQLMFDYRCKK, encoded by the coding sequence ATGACTGATGATGATGCTGATCCTCACCCTTTGGCAACTCCTTCAGAGTCTTATCTTTGGGGGCTTCTGAAGGGGAAGGGATATTCAAGATCAAATGTCATCGTGAGAACAATAGACAATCATCAGAAAGGTGCATATGCTACCAAAGATTTCCATGCTGGACAATTTGTCTGTGAATATGGTAGCTCAGTGGCAATGGTAGAGGAGACTGATGAGAAGAGAAAATATTGCTTGTTTGCTACCTACCAGGGTCAACAGTATGTTTTTGATGCTACATCCCGCGTCAATGACCCTGGTAGATATATTCAGAATGCCATAAGAAATGCCAATGTCAAGCAGATGCCACCAGTGCTGATAGGAGACCACCACCACCAACGGTTAAGAATTGGATTTGTTGCCAGCAGAGACATCAAAGCTGGAGAGCAGCTGATGTTTGATTACAGATGTAAAAAgtag